The Bacillota bacterium DNA segment AAAAGGGGACGGCGCGCTCGCGGTCAAGAGACGAGGTGAAAACCCATGACGCCGCACCTAGACGACAACCCAGATGCCGACGGCAGCGAGCAGGCCCATCATGCCACCGAAGAGGAACGTCGCTTGAGGGCCGAAGAGGTTCCAGAGGAATCCTGCGAGGAGCGAGGCCGGGAGGAGGCCCACCCCGACCAAGGTCGCGTGAAGGCCGATGGTGGTGGCCCTCAGCTGCACCGGAGCGATGTCCGCCACAAGCGCCTTCTCAATCCCTTCAGTAAGCGCGATGTACGCGCCGTAAACGGAGAAGAGCGCCCACACGTGCCACGGCGCCCTCGCAAACGCGAAGCCCAGATACACGAGGCCGTACATGGCGTAGCCCGCGACAAGAAGCGTCTTCCGGCCCACTCTGTCCGAAAGGTGCCCGGCCGGGTAGGACAACACCGAATAGACCACATTGTAGAGGAAATACACGAGGAGCACCTTCTCGGGACCAAAGCCGAGGTCGCCCGCACGAAGGATGAGGAATTGGTTGGATGAGTTGCCGAGGGCAAAGAGGAACACCACGATGAGGAATCCGCGCAGGCGGCGATCCAGCTTCGACCACTGGAAAGGCAGCGACTTCCGTCGCCTGGCCGCGGGGACCGGGCGACATTCGGTCCCGCCTTCGCCTCTCGTGCGACCGTCGGCTCTGGCTGCGCTGCTACCGGTGCAGGAGTCCTCGGCGGACGCTGCCGTCTCATCCGCGTCCACTCTGGTCTCACGCGCGAGGAAGAGGACCGCCACCCCCATGAAGGCAGGCACCATGGCCCACAGGAATACGCGAGCGTAATCCCCCTTGTACGCCACAACGAAATAGTACGCAAGCAGCACCCCTGCCGCCGCCCCCAGGGTGTCCAGGGCCCTGTGCAATCCGTATGCCCGTCCCCGCGTCTCGGGAGTAGACGAGTCAGCGATCAGGGCATCGCGCGGCGCTGTGCGAATGCCCTTGCCGAGCCTGTCAATGACCCTGGCAACCAGCACCGCTGGCCACGAACGCGCGACATACAGGACGACCTTCCCCGCGGTGGACGAGCCGTATCCCAAGATCGCGAGGGGCTTCTTCCGCCCGAAAAGGTCGGCGAGATATCCCGAGAAGACCTTCAACAAGCTCGCCAAGCTTTCCGCTATGCCCTCGATGAGCCCGACCACGGCAGGCGTCGCGCCCAGCCGTGTTGTAAGGAAAAGGGGCAGGAGAGGGTAGACCATTTCAGTGCTGATGTCCGTGAGCAGACTCACCAAGCCAAGGATGATCACATTGAACACGCCACACATCTCCCCTGAAGGCTCACTGCTCGCCGGTATGGCGGCGGAAGACCTCTTGCTCGAACTCCTCCATGCGGGCCCTGCACTCGGCGATTTTCCGAAGCACCTCGTCTTGGAGCGTGCCCCCGAAGAAGTCGCGGCCCAGGGCCCTCTCCACCCATCGTTCTATATAGGCCAGATCGCCCTCGTTCTCCTCGATCTCGGCAAATGTGAACTTTCCTTTCCTGGTTTCCGTGTCAAGCTCGCCCAAAAGGCCCGTACACTGCTCGAGGATCTCGCGGTATTCCTGGTCGCTCTGGGCGCGGAACCTCGCGACGAGCTCGGCCTCCTCGTAGGACCCTGTCTCCGCGCGGAACACGAATGACTCGACGCCCGTCTCCCTCATCTCTCTCGACAGGCGCAGCACCGCGCGCTCAGTCTCGGACCTCGCCGGGAAGACGGCCACCGCCTGTTGAATGTATAGGCCGCCCAGCTCGCGAACCCGGCGCCACGCCCTGACCCTCGCAGTGGAAGGCTCCACCGGCGGGCGGTACACCAGGACAAGCCACCCCGTCCTCCCCGCCCTCGCCTCGGCCCGGTCTTCCTCAGCCCCGGCGGCCTCGGCACCATGGGCGGATGCAGCTCCTTGGGAGGCCGCAAGCCCGGGTTGCGCACCAATCTCGCACCCGAGGTCCCGCGGCTCTCTAGACACTTCTCCGGGTTCGGGACCGACCTCCGGCAGCCGCCCCCACCGGGCCCGTGCATCAAAGCCCGTCTGCGACACAGCGCGACCACCTACCAGCTCGTGGCGTGCCTCATCAACCTCTTAGTGCCTCTCGAGGTATCAATGTACTTGCGTCCCAGCATCGAACGCTTCAACGGTATTGTAACACCTGTTGCAGCCTGACGCAACAGATGTTAGCCACCAAGTCGGCGGGCGCCCGCGCCCCAAGCGTGCTCGTTTCCGCCTATCATCATTCTACTTCCCGCGGGTGAGACTATATAGGAGCCAAGACAGGAGCCAAGCGGCATGCGAGAGGACGGAGATAGAAAGTGAAAGCCACCCCAGACAGACGTGACCCGAAAAAGCCCAGGGGCGCAAGAACACGGGCCTTCATTGCAGCATTGCTCGTCGTGGCCGCCGTGGCTGGCGCCGGGCTCGCTCGGCTCGGCTCCGGCGCATGGCCCGGCCAGGCCGTCCCGCCTCGAACCCCCGCAGCAAGAGCCGTCGTATCAGCGCTCGAGGATATCTTCGATGCACGCGCGGCGGCCCTTGTCCGGGGAGACCTCTCGCTCATCGAGCGATACTACGAAACCGGCGGCGCCGCGAGCGCCCGCAAGGCCCTTCAGCACGAAGCTCGGAAGCTCCGGTATGTTCAGGCGTGGGCGTCGAAGCGCGGCGTCGCGATCACAGCGGCTGATGCCCATCTCCAGGTCAAATCAGTAGCGCTCGGTCGCGACACAGCGAACGCCGTGGTGTGGCAGAGCCTCAACGTCCGCTACAGGCCGTCTTCCCGTCCGGCAGTGGCCGACAACGTATTCGGGATCAGGACGCGCCACAATGTCACGCTCGTCCGCAAGGCGGGCGCTTGGCTCGTGCGCTCCGACGAGTACACTGACCCTCTCGGCGAGGATACCCTCGTCCCGGAAGTCGCCCCCGCGGCCTCGCTCGAACCGGCAGACTCCGTGGAATTCGTGTATCCGCCCCAGGGCGCCCTGGAAAGCCAGGGGTACGAGGCAGCTGCAGCCGCGCCGTCGCAGCGCCGGGTCTCGGGGACAGGGGCGTACAACCGTAAGCGAGCCGTTGCGTACGCGGACAGGTACTGCGGGGTAAAGGTCTCGCCGGGCGCTGAGTCCGGGTACAATCCTCTGTACCTCGATTACACCGACATGGGCGGAGACTGCACAAACTTCGTGTCACAGGTGCTCGGCGACAGCAAGGCTGGCGGGATCCCACACGACTCGGTGTGGTACTATGACTACGCGTCCTCAAGAGGCGGCAGCAAGGCCTGGGTGGAGACCGATGCTCTCGCCGCCCACCTCACCGAAAGCGGCATGGCGCGCCTCCTTGCCCGAGGCTCGTTCCGCGAGGTCCAGGCCCCCACCGCGCGCTTCCCGAGGGGGGCACTGGCCTTGCTCGAGCCTGGCGACATCATCGCCTACGAAGAGAAAGGCGAGATCCAGCACTTCGCCGTCATCACGGCCAGAGATCCTTCGGGATATCCCCTTGTCAACACGCATACCGCGGACCGCTACCACGTCCCGTGGGACCTCGGATGGGACAAGAACACCGTCTTCTGGCTCTTCAAGATAGTGAGGTGACGCACCCGCGCATGGCGGCCCGCACCTCGCGAAGCACGGCCTCCTTCATGCCTTCCAGCTCCTCGGGACTCGTCGCCTCGAACCTTAGGACGATGACGGGCTGGGTGTTGGACGCCCTCACAAGTGCCCACCCGTGCGCAAACCGGATTCGCGCCCCATCGACTCGGTTTACCTCGCAAGTGCGGCTGAACTCGGTCGCCACATGCTCGACAACAGCACGCTTACACCCTTCGGGGCAGTCCACGCGGATCTCGGGCGTGTTATACATCCTTGGCAAGGTCCTGACCAGCTCGTCGAGACCGCCGCGCGACCGCGACAAGAGGTCGAGGAGCCGTGCCCCGGCGTACACCGCGTCGTCGAACCCGTAGTACTTGTCAGCGAAGAAGAGATGTCCGCTCATCTCGCCCGCCAGAAGCGCCCCGTCCTCCTTGAGCTTCGCCTTTATGAGCGAGTGACCGACCTTCCACATGATCGGGACGCCCCCCGCCTTCCTAATCTCCTCGAAAAGCGCCTCCGAGCACTTCACCTCACCTATGATCTTCGCCCCGGGATGCCTCGCGAGGATGTCTCTGGCGAACAGGATGAGGAGCTGATCGCCCCACAGGATGGTGCCGTCTGAAGCGACCACGCCGATTCTGTCGGCGTCGCCGTCGAAGGCGATGCCCACCTCGGACCCGCTCCTTTTCACCTCGCTTGCAAGCGCCTCGAGGTTCGCAGGGATCGTAGGATCGGGATGATGGTTGGGAAACCTGCCATCAGGCTCCGAGTAAAGCCCGACCACCTCGTGGCCGAGGGATCTGTAGACGTCAAGCGCCACGGTGTTCCCCGTCCCGTTTCCAGCGTCGACCACGGCCTTTACACTGCGCCTCGCGCCGCCCTCGCGCACGATCCCTCCGGAGACGGCCCGGACGTATGCCTCGTTGACCGACACGAACCGGCAGGTTCCGTTGCCTATCGCAAAGTCGCGGGCGACCATGATTCTCCTCACGTCCTGGATGGCCTCGCCGTATATGGTCGTCTTGCCCAGGCAAACCTTGAACCCGTTCTCGTCAGGCGGATTGTGGCTCCCCGTTATCATGACGCCCCCGCCCACATCGAGGTTGAAAAGGGAGAAGTACAGGACGGGCGTCGGCACAAGGCCGATGTCTATCACATCCATGCCGCTCTCCATCAGGCCGGCCGACATCTCGTCCCTGAAAGCGGGCGAACTCAACCGGGCGTCACGGCCAAGCGAGACCGACCTGACCCCGTGGCGCCGGTAGAACGTTCCTAGCGCGCGTCCCAGCCAATATACGAATGCGCTCGAGAGGTCGCGTCCCACGACGCCACGGATATCGTACTCTCGAAACACGTGGTCGGGTACTTCTACTTCCGTGACGGGCCTCGAGCCGTCCCCCTCGCGCTCTATTCCTGCCATCGCAGACTCACACGTCCTTTCCCGTCCGGCCTCGGCTCTATTGTATTTGACGCGTCCCCCGATTGTCCTGCAGGCCCGATTCTTAAGAGAATCTTGACAGATGGTTGGCAGGTTCTTCAAACGAACAAGCTACAATGGACTTGAAAGGAGGTGCCGGATAATGCTCAGATCAAGAATACACAACGCGGTCATTGCAGGCGCGCTCGCCATCGCGATGGCGTTGACCGGGGTCGCAGGCGCGGCCTTTGCACAGGAGGCCGCGACATCCACAGAGCAGCCGGCGGTGAACGGCATAGCGCCGTCCACACCAGTGAACCCGCAATTTGGAGGCCGTCAGAGAATGGGGTGGTCCGGCCCCCTCGTGACGAGGGTCGCAAATATCCTGAAGATGAGCGTCGAAGACGTCATCGCACAGCGACAGGCAGGCAAGTCCTTCGCCGAGATCGCGCAGGAGAAGGGCACGAGTGAAGCCGATCTTCTAGCAGCCCTCGTGGCCGAGGTCAAGTCGTCCGTTGAGAGCCTCGTGGCTAGCGGCAATATGACTCAAGCCCAGGCTGACAGGGTCCTCGCGAACGTGGAAGCCAACCACAAAGCCGCGATAACCCGGACAGCGGTCGGCCCCCAGGGAGACGGCATCCGCGCAGGCCGCGGTCCTGCAGCGGGCACGGCAGGGCCGCACGGGCGGCAGCAGTCCGCAGGTGCGCGTGCCGGGGCGCGCGTCGGCCGCCATCAGGGCGCGATGCAGGGAACAACGCAGGGAACTAGGTCATCCGGCCTCGGGATGGGCTTCGGCCTCGGCCGCGGACGGTCGGGTTGTCCGGTCTGGCAGCAAAAGCAGAACCAGGATGGGACCCAGGCTGGCAGTCAGAACACCGGAGCCTGAGACCGCAAGCACGCGGCATGATCTCCTAAGGGCTCACCTCATCGCAAGGGAAGGCCATCTGGCCTTCCCTTGCAACTTTCACCGCGATCGGGCACAATTAGTTTGGTCCAGGTATGGCGCCATGCCATATAGGCAGGGTCCCGCGCCGCAAAGCAGCGCGAACTCCTGGCGATAACGGAGACAGCTTCGCCCCGGAGGCGGCGCCCTGTCCCGTGAGTGGCCGGCCCCGGCATGGGCCGGCCGTCCCGGCGATGCCGCGAGTGGGCGCGGCCGGCGCGCGGATGGCGCGTCAAGACCCAGCGTCGCGGAGGTGGAATGGCTTTGGATAAGCCACGGATCCTTGTGATAGACGACGAAGCCGCCATAGGCAATATGGTCAAGGACTACCTGGAGGCGCAGGGATACCGGGTCGACTGGGCGGCCGATGGACTGGCGGGCCTCGACGTTTTTCGCAGAACCCGTCCCGACCTCATTGTCCTCGACCTCATGCTTCCCGGAAAAAGCGGGCTCGACGTCTGCCGCGAAATCAGGTCCGAGAGCGACGTGCCAATCATCATGCTCACGGCGAAATCAGAGGAAGTCGACCGTGTCGTGGGGCTCGAGCTCGGAGCGGACGACTACGTCACAAAGCCGTTCAGCCTGCGGGAGCTTGCCGCGAGAGTGCGGGCGGTCCTCAGAAGGGCCGGCAAGGACGCCGAAGACGAGGGAAGCCCTGTTCTTGAAGTAGGCGACATAATCGTGGACACTGATCGCCACGAGGTCTCCGTTGCAGGGCGTGCAGTGACCCTTACGCCGACGGAGTTCGCGATCCTGAGCTTCCTAGCGGAGCGACCGGGCAAGGTCGCAAGCCGCCTTCAGCTCGTGAACGCCGCCCTCGGGGAAGCCTATGCCGGGTACGAACGGTCAATCGACACGCACGTGAGCAACCTGCGCAAGAAGATCGAAGAGGACCCATCGAATCCCAAACGGCTTGTAACAGTGTACGGCCTTGGCTATAAGCTCGCCGATTCCAGGGACCAGTCCCGACCTTGAGCCCCGAAAGCCGCGAGCCGCTGCGCCTGGTCAGGCCCGAGTGCACATGGCCCATCACACAGGTTGTGAGCCATTGGAGGGCGCAGAGGAGAGAATGTGGCCGGGAAAAGAGGATAACGGTCGATGACCATCGGGCGAAAGATCTCCATAGCGTTCGCGATAGTGGCAGTGTGTGGAGCGCTTCTCACGGCGGTCGTGGCCAACACTGCAACGCGCTCCGTGTTCGATTGGTACGTGCGTGGTGCCACGGAAGCCCGCGCAGAACAATGGCGCGACCTTTTCGCCGCATATTACGCCCAGCAGGGTTCTTGGTCGGGCGTGGGCGTCTTGGTGCCCCCGGCGGCGACGGCACCGCCCGGCCAAGCACGCGGCAGGGGACTGGGCAGGCCGTGGGCCAACATCCTCCCGGCTGGGGCCAGAGGCGAACGGGTGATCCTTGCCGACGAAACCGGCAGGGTCGTAGCTGACTCAGAGGGAACGGCAGTCGGCACGTTCCTCGAGGAAAGCTCCGCCAGATTCTCGCTTCCCGTGGTCGTAGACGGCGAGCAGGTAGGCATTGTGGCGCTCGAGACGCCCTTCCAGAAGGGGCTCGTGACGCTGGAGGCGGAATTCCTGCGTCGTGTGACGGTCTCCACCATGCTCGGAGCTGTGCTCGCGGCGCTCCTCGGCGCTGCCCTCGCGTCGACATTCTCGCGGCAGATATCCGCACCCCTCGTCGAGCTTGGACGCGCCGCGCGCCGCATTGCCCGCCGCGATTTCAGCATGAAGGTCGAGCCTGAGTCCGACGGCGAGATCGGGGACGTGGCCCGCGCGTTCAATCTTATGCAAGAGAGCCTGATGGAAAGCGAAGACGCCCGCCAGAAGCTCATGGCGGACATAGCTCACGAGCTCCGTACCCCGCTTGCGGTCCTGCGAGGGAATCTTGAGTCCCTGCAAGACGGCATAGCCCAGCCGACCCACGAGATGCTCGTGTCCCTCCACGATGAGGTGATCCGGCTCTCCCGCATCGTGGAGGACCTCCTTAACCTGGGACGCATGCAGTCGGGAGGCTTCCCACTCCATCTCGTGCCCACGCGGATCGGCGAAGTTGCCTCGCGAGTGACGGCCGTCTTCGGCCCGGAAGCCGAGTCGCGCCACATCCGGCTGCAGACAACCGTCGAGCCCGACACTCCGCCAGTTCAAGCTGACCCCGACCGGATAGCCCAGGTGCTCGTGAACCTGCTTGCCAACGCCATGCGCCACACGCCAGACGGAGGCCTTGTGGCGGTCTCGGTCCGTCGGCACGACGACGGCGGCGTTGCCGTGTCCGTTCGCGACACCGGCGCGGGGATAGCGGAGAAGGACATCCCCCACGTGTTCGACAGGTTCTACCGGACAGACGAGGCTCGGGACCGCTCGACCGGCGGCTCAGGCTTGGGGCTTGCCATAGCCAAGGGAATTGTAGAGGCCCACGGCGGCCGCATATGGGTTGACAGCGAACCAGGCCGCGGCGCTGCGTTCACGTTCACCATCCCCGGGGTGCACTGAGGCTGAGCCCGCGCCCGCCCCTCCAGTTTCGGGCCCCGTTCGCCCGCCTATCCCTCTTGCCGCGGGTCTACTGGCCCAGCGCCTGCCGCCGGCGGCGCGGGCTCCTCCGCAGTCCGCGTACCCGGCTCCGTGTCATCGTGCGGCTGAGGCAGGGGATGGACAGCCGGCTCTGGCTGTGGCTCCGGCCCTGGTTGCGGCCCCGGCCCTGGTTGCGGTTGAGGTTGAGGCTGCGGTTGGGGCTGCCGCGGTGGGAGCCACGGCCTGTTGGTCCCGAACCTAGTGTCCAGGACTGCGCCGACTCCGATGATAGCCACAGCCAGGCCCACGATCACCCCAAGCACTGGGATAAGCCCCAGTGCTCCCAGGACAAGCGCTCCGACAAGGACCTTGACTAGGATCGACATGCGCGCGTTCGCGAGACGCCCGACCTTGTCACCCACAACGACCGAGATAGCCGCATGTCCGAAGATTCCACTGACGACGTAAAACAGGATCCACACCGGCACCAAAGGTATGCCTATGAGCGTGACCGCCAGGAGTATCATGCCTGGCACGAACAACAGCCACGCCACCAGACCCACGAGCGCCACCCGCCCGAGCCTCGTTTCGATGGCCGCCCCAACCGCAGCCGAATGATTGGGCCACAACGCCACCACCACGAGGGCGAGCACGAGGGCGCCCACGAGCCGCGCGAACCACATCAGGCCGAAGTACGCGCGAGGCATATACCACCAGCCCCATGCCCTCGGCCGAGGCACGCCACGGAAATCGAAGCGGAAAGGCCTTCCCCGCTCGTTGATGGTCCCACCCACCACGGCGCCGGGACACCTCTCAACCGACCCACCTATGCTCGTAACATTCCTGCCGACCCGGGCGCCGCCGCCGAGGAAAACCGTGGATCCCACGGACACCACATCGCCCTCGACCTCCCCGTTCACCTCGACGGTGGACCCTACGGACACGGCGTCTCCGGTCACTCGCCCGTCAACGGTAATGCTGTTCCCCAGAGAAACCACATCACCCTCAACAACCTCGTCCGGCCGCACGTGGATGGGGCCACCGAACACAACGATGCTGCCCGTGCGCTTCTCTTCGGCAAACACAAGGCCTGCGAAGCCCGCGAAAGCCATGACCGCCGTCACGACCAGCACGACCGCGACTGCAAGAGAGTTTCTCGCCATACGCCGCGGCTTTGACCCCTCCGATCTAGACTCCATAGCCATCCTCTGCACCTCTCTTCCGGCCTCTGACTAGATAAGTATATTACCAGAAGTCCGCGTAGTTTCCCGGCGTGGGAGTCCCGCCTAGGGCTCGGGGTCTTGCGGCGGCTCCTCTGCGCCTTGCTCTCGCCTCGGCCGCCTCCGCGGAAATCCCACTTCGGAGGCAAGCATGCCCGCGAGGATGAGTGCAGCGCCTGCTTGTTGGGCTACTGTCAGACGCTCCCCGAGGATGAGCCATCCAAAGATCCCAGCGAACACTGGCTCCGTAGCGAACACGATGGCCACATGGGTGGGACTGGTGAAGCGCTGGGCGACGTTCTGGACAAAGAAAGCCATCGCGGTCCCGAAGACTGCCAGAAACGCGACCCCGCCGAGGTCTTGAATGGAGACGGGCATCGCGACGTGCTGCCCTAACCAAAGCGTCCGGACCGCCACGACCGCGAAGGCGGCGGCCGCCACGGTGGCGAGCTGCGTCGTCACAAGCAAGGGCACGTCGAAGAGCGGGGCGAACTTGCCCACCGCGACGATGTGAAGCCCGAACGCCACGGCCCCGACCAAGACCAGGAGATCGCCGACCTCGAAAAGGGGGCCACCTCCGAGGTCGAGGGTGAGCAGCCCGAGGCCGACGACGGCGCACCCGACCCCTGCGATTGCGGCGGGCTCAGGCGGCTTCTTAAGGATCAACGTGGACAGGATAGGGACGAGCACGACCGAAAGACCGGTTATGAACCCCGCCTTCGACGCGCTGGTGTACTCCAGGCCCAGGGTTTGGAAGGCATACCCGACGAACAATGCTAGGCCTACCAATACCCCCGCGCCCGCGAGCCTCAGCGTCATGCGCCTGAACCGGGGAGCGACTGCCACACCGATGATGACAGCAGCCATGAGAAAGCGCACAGCCACGAGGGCTATCGCGTCGACCCTGGCGACCATGTCCTTGACCACGACGAATGTGGCGCCCCAAACGAGCGTCGTCAGAACGAGCGATCCATCGGCAACCAATTGCCGATGGACCGGGCTCGCCCAGAATCCCTTGAAACGGAAACCGTCTTGTGATCCTTCGCGCACTTTGCGTCCTCCTGCTTCTGTCCTCCTGCGTCATCATGCATCGTCCGGCGTTTCCGCTGCATCTACCTTCTCACATGCTCCGCCTGTTATCCCGGCTCCCCGGGCGCGAGCCGCTCCCGGAGCAGCTTGTTCACAGCCTGTGGGTTCGCGCGGCCGCGTGTCTTCTTCATC contains these protein-coding regions:
- a CDS encoding phosphomannomutase/phosphoglucomutase, which produces MAGIEREGDGSRPVTEVEVPDHVFREYDIRGVVGRDLSSAFVYWLGRALGTFYRRHGVRSVSLGRDARLSSPAFRDEMSAGLMESGMDVIDIGLVPTPVLYFSLFNLDVGGGVMITGSHNPPDENGFKVCLGKTTIYGEAIQDVRRIMVARDFAIGNGTCRFVSVNEAYVRAVSGGIVREGGARRSVKAVVDAGNGTGNTVALDVYRSLGHEVVGLYSEPDGRFPNHHPDPTIPANLEALASEVKRSGSEVGIAFDGDADRIGVVASDGTILWGDQLLILFARDILARHPGAKIIGEVKCSEALFEEIRKAGGVPIMWKVGHSLIKAKLKEDGALLAGEMSGHLFFADKYYGFDDAVYAGARLLDLLSRSRGGLDELVRTLPRMYNTPEIRVDCPEGCKRAVVEHVATEFSRTCEVNRVDGARIRFAHGWALVRASNTQPVIVLRFEATSPEELEGMKEAVLREVRAAMRGCVTSLS
- a CDS encoding response regulator transcription factor, encoding MALDKPRILVIDDEAAIGNMVKDYLEAQGYRVDWAADGLAGLDVFRRTRPDLIVLDLMLPGKSGLDVCREIRSESDVPIIMLTAKSEEVDRVVGLELGADDYVTKPFSLRELAARVRAVLRRAGKDAEDEGSPVLEVGDIIVDTDRHEVSVAGRAVTLTPTEFAILSFLAERPGKVASRLQLVNAALGEAYAGYERSIDTHVSNLRKKIEEDPSNPKRLVTVYGLGYKLADSRDQSRP
- a CDS encoding HAMP domain-containing histidine kinase, which codes for MTIGRKISIAFAIVAVCGALLTAVVANTATRSVFDWYVRGATEARAEQWRDLFAAYYAQQGSWSGVGVLVPPAATAPPGQARGRGLGRPWANILPAGARGERVILADETGRVVADSEGTAVGTFLEESSARFSLPVVVDGEQVGIVALETPFQKGLVTLEAEFLRRVTVSTMLGAVLAALLGAALASTFSRQISAPLVELGRAARRIARRDFSMKVEPESDGEIGDVARAFNLMQESLMESEDARQKLMADIAHELRTPLAVLRGNLESLQDGIAQPTHEMLVSLHDEVIRLSRIVEDLLNLGRMQSGGFPLHLVPTRIGEVASRVTAVFGPEAESRHIRLQTTVEPDTPPVQADPDRIAQVLVNLLANAMRHTPDGGLVAVSVRRHDDGGVAVSVRDTGAGIAEKDIPHVFDRFYRTDEARDRSTGGSGLGLAIAKGIVEAHGGRIWVDSEPGRGAAFTFTIPGVH
- a CDS encoding amidase domain-containing protein; its protein translation is MKATPDRRDPKKPRGARTRAFIAALLVVAAVAGAGLARLGSGAWPGQAVPPRTPAARAVVSALEDIFDARAAALVRGDLSLIERYYETGGAASARKALQHEARKLRYVQAWASKRGVAITAADAHLQVKSVALGRDTANAVVWQSLNVRYRPSSRPAVADNVFGIRTRHNVTLVRKAGAWLVRSDEYTDPLGEDTLVPEVAPAASLEPADSVEFVYPPQGALESQGYEAAAAAPSQRRVSGTGAYNRKRAVAYADRYCGVKVSPGAESGYNPLYLDYTDMGGDCTNFVSQVLGDSKAGGIPHDSVWYYDYASSRGGSKAWVETDALAAHLTESGMARLLARGSFREVQAPTARFPRGALALLEPGDIIAYEEKGEIQHFAVITARDPSGYPLVNTHTADRYHVPWDLGWDKNTVFWLFKIVR
- a CDS encoding MFS transporter → MFNVIILGLVSLLTDISTEMVYPLLPLFLTTRLGATPAVVGLIEGIAESLASLLKVFSGYLADLFGRKKPLAILGYGSSTAGKVVLYVARSWPAVLVARVIDRLGKGIRTAPRDALIADSSTPETRGRAYGLHRALDTLGAAAGVLLAYYFVVAYKGDYARVFLWAMVPAFMGVAVLFLARETRVDADETAASAEDSCTGSSAARADGRTRGEGGTECRPVPAARRRKSLPFQWSKLDRRLRGFLIVVFLFALGNSSNQFLILRAGDLGFGPEKVLLVYFLYNVVYSVLSYPAGHLSDRVGRKTLLVAGYAMYGLVYLGFAFARAPWHVWALFSVYGAYIALTEGIEKALVADIAPVQLRATTIGLHATLVGVGLLPASLLAGFLWNLFGPQATFLFGGMMGLLAAVGIWVVV